In Blastopirellula marina, the genomic stretch CCCGGTCCAACGCACTTGGATCGAGTTGTCCGGGATCTCGCTCGAGATCGCCGTGCGTGAGCTGATCCAATCGAGCGACCACGAACAATTCGCCCTGGGGCTCGAAGTTCTGAACCAGGTTCCCGAGTACGAACTCATCCCCGCACTCGCGTTGATCGTGCGCGATTCGGGTCATTCCTACCGAGACTCTGCCGGAAACACGCTCGTCCACCTGGCGGCCAGTCTCCGCAAGGATCTACGCACCGGCGATAAGAAGGTCGGCCACGAGGCCGTTCGCAACCGCGCGATCGATTCGCTCGGCGATTGCATCAGCCACTACCAGCAGCACGAGTCGGTTGCCATCCTGGAATCGTTCCTGGTGTTGGTGACTCGCGAAAATCAACTGCTCCGCGAAGCCTGGAACAACACCAAGCACCCGGCGCACACGGCCATCATTCGTTTCCTGCGGCATAGCTCGCGTCCGGAAATCATCGACCTGGTGCTCAGTTCGCTGACCGATATGCACCCGAGCGTTCCGGTGCTCAACATTGTCGGCCTGCGGCACGATCCGGCGTTCATGTCGGAACTGACCGCACGCCTGCAAGGTAATATGAACGACACCATCCGCCGCAACCTGTCCAAGCTGACCAAGGTGGCCTGGGCGGAAGAGCACCGTAACGTGCTCGAAAAGCTCAATGGCTTGCAGCAGGCCGCCGCCGTGCACATGGCCATGTGTACTTCGATTGGCACCGACCGGCTGTATGAACTGCTGCTATTGATGGCCAGTTCGCAGCACTCCAGTGGACGCCTGGCTGCTTTGGAAGAACTGGCCAGCTACGTCGATCCTCAGACCAACGAACTGATCCTCGATGCCGTCAGCGATCCGAACGCCGGCGTGCGGGCCGAAGCCTTGCGACAACTTCGACCACGCGGCATTCCCGGCGCGATCAAGCTGCTACTGCAGCACCTGGATAGTCCGCAACTGGTCGTGCAAGATACTGTTCGCAATTCGCTGGCCGAATTCAATTTCCCGCGTTTCCTGTCGGCGTTCGACAAGATGAGCCCTGACGCTCAAAAGAACACCGGCCGCCTGGTGCGCGGCATCGACGTGAACACGCAGCGTCTGTTGGCCAACGAGATGGTCGACGACGCCAGCTATCGGCGTCTGCGGGCACTGAAGATCATCGAGGTGATGGATAACCACCTCGATATGGAAGCCGACCTGATCAAAGCTTTGCAGCACGAAGATCATTTCTTACGTGCCGAAGCGGCCCGGCTGCTGGGGCGATGTCCTTCGTCGGCATCGGTGACGGCACTTCGTCAAGCTATGCTCGACCGCAACGTTCGCGTTCGCGAGAACGCCGAGGCCAGTCTGCGTCGCATCAATGGGAATAAAGTGGCCGTGCCGTCGATCGATACGTCGATCGCCAGCGAAGAGGTTGCGACCTAGGAGCGAAGAACGATGGCATTCCTGTGGCAATTCGTGATTCTGGCCGATCAGCCTCCGGCAGGCTTCTCTGCGATGGGCGAGCACTTCCGCGCCGAGAATGCCCACTTCAATCTTCCACACTTTATCATTCTGGCATTGGTAGTTCTGGTGATCGCTTCGCTGGTTTGGACCCTCTCGCGTTGGCAGGAAAGTGAAGCCGCCTGGAACGTCGACAACCCTCAGCGGTTGTTCGGCGAGCTATGCAAGAAGCACGAACTCAGCAGTAAAGACGCATCGCTACTCAAGAAGATTGGCCGCGAGTTGCAACTAACGCATCCGGCCAGCATGTTCTGCGATCCGAGCCTGCTCGTTTCGGCCATGAAACTGGAAAAGTTTCACGACCTGCACAGCCAACTGGCCAAGCTCGGCGAAGAGTTCTTCGGCTACCATCTTTGGAAACAAGCCATCGCCGCCGACAACAGCGTCCACCAGGAAGCCTCGATCGGCTAGTCAATCTCTCGTCCGCCGCCGCCCTCCATATCATGTTCCCCCGTCACACGCCCAAGCGGACTTGGGCGTGGTATCCGGTTGAATGGATGGACATCGTGCCCAGGCCGAAGCCTTCGTAGGATGGCTACCGACGTCTTCGGCGGATAGCCATCTTTCTTGGCGAATGGGAGCCCGCTTCCCAGGTGGCTATCGTCTAAGAAGCCGTAGCCACCCTACGACTAGGCATAACATGCCCCCTTAAATCCTGTCCCCTCGTCACACGCCCAAGCAGACTTGGGCGTGGTACCCGGATCTCTGGCATGGGGGCCGTTATATTCGCGCATGAAAAAAGCCGAGAGATCAATCTCGGCTTTTATTCGTTGGCTTGGGCCCAATCTTAGTAGGCAACTCGTTAGAAAGCGCTGTTGCCGGCGGGGCGTCGCTTCTGGAAACCGGCCTTTTCTTTTTCGGCGGCAGCTTCCAACTCTTCCAGCTTCGAGGCGGCGTTCAGGCGGACCAGTTCTTCCGCTCCGACGTAGCCGGCCCAGTCCAGGAACTGGTCGACACGGATGGCCTGGATACCGTTACCGCGGGCAGCTTCGCTCATTTGCGAGTAAGAAGTCAGGCTACCTTCGGAGGTCTTATCCGTCGGACGCTTACCGAGAATCAGGTAGCGAATGTCCGGAGTAATAGCACCCTTGATGCTACCGGTGTCGTCAACATAAGCAGCAACCACGCCACCGGAGGTTTCGATGATCTGACGCAGGTCATCGGTGTCGTCTTTGTCGTCGCCGTCGATGTCGATGTAACCGACGATGGCGAACTTCTCTGGATGTCCTGGAGTCCAGGTTGCGGTGAAGATGGTGTCGCCCGGCATGATCGGGTTGGAAACGTCAAAGCTGGTGATACGTGCTTCGGCCTGGTGACCGTCGTGAATCTTGGTGACTTCGATCGAACCCTTCGACTTGGCACCGGCCAGGTTTTCCTGACCAACCGGGAAAACGCTGAAGGTCATCTGCGGACGGAGCAGATCTTGCGAACCGAGGTTGATCCACACGGTTTGTTCACGCTGGTTCGACCAAACGATCTTGCCATCGGGACGGTCGGTGATCTGCGGTTCCAGGTCCTGCTTCACTTTGTTCAGACCAGCGACCAGGATTTCCAAGTCTTTGATCTGTTTTTCCATGACCTTCTTATCCGCGGCGAACTTCGCGGTCACCTGGGCGACCTGTCCTTCGATTCCTTGCTTGGAAGCGAGCACCTTCTTCTGATCGTCTTGCAGCGACTGGCGTTCGGCCTGGTAGTCGGCGGTCAGCTTCTGGAGCTTGGCTTCGGCCGCGTCCTTTTCAGCTTTCGCTTTATCAATCGCAGCGGTCGTCGTGGCGCGAATCGAATCGCGTTCGGCCGTCAGTGTGTTGACTTCAGCGGTTCGCGTGGCGAGCTGTTGTTCGAGCGTGGCGTACTTGTTACGCAGTTCGACCGGGATCTTGCGGTAGTTCACCGCCTGAACGTCGGCCGGGGTCCCGTTTTCGTCGGCGACGAACGAGGCCACGTCGTTGGCAAACTGTGTCTCAATCTCTTCCATGGTCGTTTCATCGGTGTGACCGATCATGACCTTCAGACGGTTGCGTTCCAGCAGGTATTCGCGCGACTTGGACGACTCAGACTGAGCGCGGGTGTTAGCATCCTTGGCGTCCGTCTGGGCTTTCAGATTTGCGTTATAGAACACGCCGGTCGTGATACCCAAACCGACCACCATCATGACCATAAGGATCACGGCGATTTGAAGACCTTGATTGTCGCGGGCTGCCATGAGCGAAACTCTCCTGAGGGGACAAGTAAAGGAGACAGGTTGCGGAACTACAGTCTCCCTAGTTTGCCTAAATTAGTCAAAGCGAGGGCAAATGCCAATCCAGCCGTTGGTAGGAATCACAACAACAACCGACGACGAAAGCCCCGCCTGGGTCTCGTGTTAAGGATATGTGAACCGAGGGATGGATTAGCGATTGGGATGAGTGGTTGGCTGGTCAAAGCTTTGCCAGCACCGTAAGTGTACACGCGACCTGGGCAGAAGTCAATAAAATGGAATTGTCGTAAGTCGTTGTATGACAAAGGATTTATGGAAATGTTGACTTG encodes the following:
- a CDS encoding HEAT repeat domain-containing protein, translated to MPSGIEKTFQLFANTDNHAAVPVLVNALDSPYSEVREGALSALLHQRHAVAQRALVQRWRKFTPVQRTWIELSGISLEIAVRELIQSSDHEQFALGLEVLNQVPEYELIPALALIVRDSGHSYRDSAGNTLVHLAASLRKDLRTGDKKVGHEAVRNRAIDSLGDCISHYQQHESVAILESFLVLVTRENQLLREAWNNTKHPAHTAIIRFLRHSSRPEIIDLVLSSLTDMHPSVPVLNIVGLRHDPAFMSELTARLQGNMNDTIRRNLSKLTKVAWAEEHRNVLEKLNGLQQAAAVHMAMCTSIGTDRLYELLLLMASSQHSSGRLAALEELASYVDPQTNELILDAVSDPNAGVRAEALRQLRPRGIPGAIKLLLQHLDSPQLVVQDTVRNSLAEFNFPRFLSAFDKMSPDAQKNTGRLVRGIDVNTQRLLANEMVDDASYRRLRALKIIEVMDNHLDMEADLIKALQHEDHFLRAEAARLLGRCPSSASVTALRQAMLDRNVRVRENAEASLRRINGNKVAVPSIDTSIASEEVAT